The candidate division WOR-3 bacterium genome contains a region encoding:
- a CDS encoding TldD/PmbA family protein, giving the protein MAKELVNLVLDYLKTLNVSYGDVRLVRIQEEVIRQENGKVNLIRQEEDLGIGIRVIKDGAWGFAATALLTKEEVMKTAKLACQIAESSAKLKKEDVRLSEITPVKDTYQTPIEIDPFSVSLEEKINLLMECDEIMKKVKGLRKREGELYFYKKYQIFASTEDSFIEQTIYHTGGYILAEAVKGTVTGSRSYPGMIGGHYKAKGYEFIKELKLKENCERVAEEAVALTKARECPNMETDIILDGTMVAIQVHETVGHPTELDRVLGTEVSLAGTSHLTIDKLNKFQFASEIVSITADATIPGGLGTFGYDDEGVKAQKVFLIKDGIFCGYLTSRETAVVLNQTSNGTMRADSWKSIPLIRMTNINLLPGTWELEDLFADTKEGVYFESAGSPSIDDKRLNYHISSEIGWIIKNGKKTEMIRRPSFSAISYELWRKCDAICNEKYWEVWGVPNCGKGDPTQVMHVGHGASPARFRKVKIGG; this is encoded by the coding sequence ATGGCAAAAGAATTGGTTAATTTAGTTTTGGATTATTTAAAAACTTTAAATGTTTCTTATGGTGATGTCCGATTGGTAAGAATTCAAGAAGAAGTAATTCGTCAAGAAAATGGCAAGGTAAATCTAATAAGACAGGAAGAGGATTTAGGGATTGGTATTCGGGTTATTAAAGATGGTGCCTGGGGGTTTGCGGCAACTGCTCTTTTGACAAAAGAAGAGGTAATGAAAACAGCAAAACTTGCCTGTCAAATTGCCGAATCTTCTGCCAAGTTAAAAAAAGAAGATGTTAGATTAAGTGAGATTACACCAGTAAAAGATACCTATCAAACACCAATTGAGATTGACCCATTTTCGGTCTCTTTGGAAGAGAAGATTAATCTCTTAATGGAGTGTGATGAGATAATGAAAAAGGTGAAAGGGTTAAGAAAACGGGAAGGAGAGTTATATTTTTATAAGAAGTATCAAATCTTTGCTTCAACAGAAGATAGTTTTATTGAACAGACAATCTATCATACCGGTGGTTATATTTTGGCTGAAGCAGTAAAAGGGACGGTTACTGGTTCTCGTTCTTATCCTGGAATGATTGGCGGTCATTATAAGGCAAAGGGGTATGAATTTATTAAAGAATTAAAATTGAAAGAAAATTGTGAACGGGTAGCAGAAGAGGCAGTTGCTTTAACAAAAGCAAGAGAATGTCCTAATATGGAAACTGATATTATTCTTGATGGCACAATGGTTGCTATTCAAGTGCATGAAACAGTTGGTCATCCGACAGAACTTGACCGGGTTTTAGGAACCGAAGTATCCTTGGCAGGAACAAGTCATTTGACAATTGATAAGTTAAATAAATTCCAATTTGCCAGTGAAATTGTTAGTATAACGGCAGATGCAACGATCCCCGGTGGTTTAGGGACTTTTGGTTATGATGATGAAGGGGTAAAGGCACAAAAGGTTTTTCTAATAAAAGATGGAATTTTCTGCGGTTATTTGACATCAAGGGAAACTGCGGTTGTTTTAAATCAAACCAGTAATGGTACAATGCGGGCTGATTCTTGGAAATCCATTCCCTTAATTAGAATGACAAATATTAATCTCTTACCAGGAACTTGGGAATTGGAAGACTTATTTGCTGATACCAAAGAAGGGGTATATTTTGAATCGGCGGGCTCACCAAGTATTGATGATAAAAGGTTAAATTATCATATCTCGTCAGAAATTGGTTGGATTATCAAAAATGGCAAAAAGACCGAAATGATAAGAAGACCTTCTTTTTCGGCTATTTCTTATGAACTTTGGCGGAAATGTGATGCGATTTGTAATGAGAAATATTGGGAAGTTTGGGGAGTGCCTAATTGTGGCAAAGGAGACCCAACTCAAGTAATGCATGTTGGTCACGGTGCAAGCCCAGCAAGATTTCGCAAAGTAAAAATTGGAGGTTAA
- a CDS encoding TldD/PmbA family protein, which translates to MLKKEQVNEIIKIAKKYLKGLEWEIGIDSTNTGTTRFANSIIHQNMGVHRPFMWVRIINKKRIGSSTTTDLSEEGIKNLIERAINLSKSKYAPKLETSLPKKTKIEKVSKKIVISPKEREEAVAKIVQVCKKNNLNAFGVIHTINSSLAIFNSNGVNNYALLNWTYTTITAMNESASGFSFAIEKDFHKIDFKELANIACEKALMAKNPKDIEPGKYTVFLEEPAVAEIISFLAWLEFGAKRFYEKTSLISKKIGKKITGKNVTIYDDWTNKLTLGIPFDFEGVKRNKVILIKNGIAKGVVTDSYFAKKLKMKNTGHSLMQPAPWGPFPLNLVFEKGDKKKEEMLKSIDKGIYVTRFWYTRVVDPDRTLITGMTRDGTYFIEKGKIAYPIKNMRFLINIYETLENVKMISKEQKYYGEELFGVVAPALVIENFNFQSKTEY; encoded by the coding sequence ATGTTGAAAAAAGAACAGGTAAATGAGATTATTAAGATTGCTAAAAAATATTTAAAAGGTTTAGAATGGGAAATTGGTATCGATTCAACAAATACGGGCACTACCCGTTTTGCCAATTCAATTATCCATCAGAATATGGGTGTCCATCGTCCTTTTATGTGGGTAAGAATAATAAATAAGAAGAGAATCGGAAGTTCCACCACCACTGATTTGAGTGAAGAAGGAATTAAAAATCTTATCGAAAGGGCAATAAATTTAAGTAAAAGTAAATACGCACCAAAATTAGAAACCTCTTTACCTAAGAAAACTAAAATAGAAAAAGTGAGCAAGAAAATCGTTATCTCGCCAAAAGAACGGGAAGAAGCAGTAGCAAAAATTGTTCAGGTCTGTAAGAAAAATAATCTAAATGCCTTTGGCGTTATCCACACAATAAATAGTTCTTTAGCAATTTTTAATAGCAATGGTGTTAACAATTATGCTCTTTTAAATTGGACATACACAACAATTACCGCAATGAACGAAAGTGCTTCGGGTTTTTCCTTTGCTATTGAGAAAGATTTTCATAAGATTGACTTTAAAGAATTGGCAAATATTGCGTGTGAAAAGGCACTAATGGCAAAAAATCCGAAAGATATCGAACCGGGAAAATATACTGTCTTCTTAGAGGAACCAGCCGTTGCTGAAATAATCTCTTTCCTTGCTTGGTTAGAATTTGGGGCTAAAAGATTTTACGAAAAGACTTCTCTGATTTCTAAAAAGATTGGCAAGAAGATAACCGGTAAAAATGTCACTATTTATGATGACTGGACAAATAAATTAACTTTGGGTATTCCTTTTGATTTTGAAGGTGTAAAAAGAAATAAGGTTATCTTGATTAAGAATGGAATTGCCAAAGGAGTAGTTACCGATTCTTATTTTGCTAAAAAATTAAAGATGAAAAATACTGGCCATTCTTTAATGCAACCAGCACCTTGGGGACCTTTTCCATTAAATTTGGTATTTGAGAAGGGAGATAAGAAAAAAGAAGAAATGCTAAAAAGCATTGATAAAGGAATCTATGTAACAAGATTCTGGTACACAAGGGTTGTTGACCCAGATAGAACTTTGATTACCGGAATGACGAGAGACGGAACTTATTTTATTGAAAAGGGTAAAATTGCTTATCCGATAAAAAATATGAGATTTCTTATTAATATCTATGAGACCTTAGAGAATGTAAAAATGATATCAAAAGAGCAGAAATATTATGGTGAAGAACTCTTCGGTGTGGTTGCACCTGCATTAGTAATTGAAAATTTCAATTTCCAAAGCAAGACTGAATATTGA
- a CDS encoding DUF6512 family protein: protein MNIFLKSIIYLVLFSFLHFIYDLTNLDFLKPISGINESVYQHLKMAFFAYFFVSIIEYLIIKKKIAKRDSFWYSRLLSTNIIPWLTFSVWYLVPATIGKLKSATIEIIWAILATYISGLFTILIERDTENLTFSIRFKIIILILFFVSLFLFVKFTYSLPWIDLFVNPETL, encoded by the coding sequence TTGAACATATTTTTAAAATCAATAATTTATTTAGTTTTGTTTTCTTTCTTACATTTTATCTATGATTTAACCAATTTAGATTTTCTTAAACCAATCTCGGGAATTAACGAATCAGTATATCAACATCTCAAAATGGCTTTCTTTGCTTATTTCTTTGTTTCCATAATTGAGTATTTGATAATTAAAAAGAAGATAGCAAAAAGAGATAGTTTTTGGTATTCCCGATTACTATCAACCAATATTATTCCTTGGCTTACTTTTTCTGTTTGGTATTTAGTGCCGGCAACGATTGGAAAATTGAAATCAGCAACCATAGAAATAATTTGGGCAATTTTGGCAACCTATATCTCTGGACTTTTTACTATCCTTATCGAAAGAGACACAGAAAACTTAACTTTCTCTATCCGTTTTAAGATAATTATTCTTATCCTCTTTTTCGTATCCCTTTTTCTATTTGTCAAATTTACCTATTCTTTACCTTGGATTGACCTTTTTGTAAATCCGGAAACTTTATAA
- a CDS encoding efflux RND transporter permease subunit, with the protein MKITEIAIRRPILTFMVALAFILFGIIGVLRMPIDLFPKVELPVAVVATLYPGAGPEEVEQEVTKELEKQISTVSGVKEIASRSMENFSVITVTFDWGIDLDAATNDIRDKLDLILPQLPKEVNKPYILKFDPSMIPVMNLALIGDVDEATLTRIAEDLEARLQRVSGVGTVIRIGGVEEQVKLFINPKALYQTGITLDNLIMTLKAQNLNFPIGYFNYQNEKYLLRVVGRFNDLRDIENLIIGYKNNQPIFLKDICEINWEKEEKENYVRFKGKDCIFFAVQKKPQANTVAVANNLRKEVGKIQKELPENINFLIVFDTSELIKRSINNLVNNLLLGAVLAVFILFLFLRRLRATIYVAFAIPLSLFFALFFMYLFGFSINILSISGLAIAVGMLVDCSIVVFESIYRHHELGYEPIMASQKGTEVVGTAVTASTLTTIGVFLPLLFITGILSVFFKELSLTVTFALLSSLVVALTLIPLLTSKFFRWEEKEERGIKKFFKDTYERLENFYMKIIKYALEHRKLIVLFILGLFILSLSLLAVIGFEFFPEQQIRRLEVNAEMPIGTNLYTADKAISELEKYIMEKYENDLDGIVTQIGGAASIYQTIAQDIKTSSGVITLVLKREKKGRIKELEEDIRKKAKEIPGLKVRVASTRGYVQFAGMGGSNLNIEIYGDDLENARELTKKIISAIETIPYLVDLKGSLEEAEPEIQFVVDRNKAILYGLTPYQIGYALRTKMVGEVATKYRTGGKEYEIILKLKREDIDDIRNIENIFVNSQFGQVLLKDIAEIRLAKAPGVIEHKNTQRVATITGNVVGQSLGRVAMKVKNIIDKLDKPIGFSIKITGAYEEMVKSYRDLFFAILIAIILVYMIMSAQFESFLYPFVIMFTVPLAIIGVIFILFITNTTFSLISGIGVLVLVGIVVNNGIVYVDYVNQLIRKEGMSLKEAVIKGCQVRLRPILMTALTTIFGLLPLALKLGEGSELWSPLGISVIGGLLFSTILTLIFIPVLYYIFSKKK; encoded by the coding sequence ATGAAAATAACTGAGATAGCAATCAGAAGACCAATATTAACTTTTATGGTTGCCCTTGCCTTTATTTTATTCGGAATAATCGGTGTTTTAAGGATGCCAATTGATTTATTTCCCAAGGTAGAACTACCAGTTGCGGTTGTGGCAACTTTATATCCTGGTGCTGGTCCGGAAGAAGTAGAGCAAGAGGTAACAAAAGAATTGGAGAAACAGATTAGTACGGTTAGCGGAGTAAAAGAGATTGCTTCTCGCTCAATGGAGAATTTTTCAGTGATTACTGTTACCTTTGATTGGGGAATTGATTTAGATGCGGCAACCAATGACATTCGGGATAAATTAGATTTAATTTTACCCCAATTACCAAAAGAGGTTAATAAACCTTATATCTTAAAATTTGACCCTTCAATGATACCAGTAATGAATTTGGCACTAATTGGCGATGTTGATGAGGCTACTTTAACAAGAATAGCGGAAGATTTAGAGGCTCGTCTCCAAAGGGTTTCCGGAGTTGGAACAGTTATTAGAATAGGTGGTGTGGAAGAACAGGTGAAATTATTTATCAATCCAAAGGCATTATATCAAACGGGAATTACTTTAGATAATTTAATAATGACTTTAAAGGCACAGAATCTTAATTTTCCAATTGGTTATTTCAATTATCAAAATGAGAAATATCTTTTAAGGGTAGTTGGTCGTTTTAATGATTTAAGAGATATTGAAAATTTAATTATTGGTTATAAGAATAATCAACCAATATTTTTAAAAGATATTTGTGAAATTAATTGGGAAAAAGAAGAGAAGGAGAATTATGTTCGTTTTAAAGGAAAAGATTGTATCTTTTTTGCTGTCCAGAAAAAGCCTCAGGCAAATACGGTAGCGGTGGCTAATAATTTAAGAAAAGAGGTAGGAAAAATTCAAAAAGAACTGCCGGAAAATATAAATTTTTTAATTGTCTTTGATACTTCCGAGTTGATAAAAAGGTCAATAAATAATTTGGTTAACAATCTATTATTAGGAGCAGTTTTGGCAGTTTTTATTCTCTTTCTCTTTTTAAGAAGATTAAGGGCAACAATTTATGTTGCCTTTGCTATTCCCCTTTCTCTATTTTTTGCCTTATTCTTTATGTATCTCTTTGGCTTTTCAATAAATATTTTATCTATCTCTGGCTTGGCAATTGCTGTTGGAATGCTTGTTGATTGTAGCATTGTCGTTTTTGAAAGTATTTATCGCCATCACGAACTTGGTTACGAACCGATTATGGCTTCCCAAAAAGGAACCGAGGTGGTTGGGACAGCGGTTACCGCTTCTACCTTGACAACAATTGGTGTCTTTTTACCTTTGTTATTTATTACGGGCATTTTATCAGTATTCTTTAAGGAACTTTCTTTAACCGTTACTTTTGCCTTATTATCCTCTTTGGTTGTTGCCTTGACATTAATTCCCTTGTTAACAAGTAAATTTTTTAGATGGGAAGAAAAGGAAGAAAGAGGAATTAAAAAATTCTTTAAGGATACCTACGAAAGATTGGAAAATTTTTATATGAAGATTATTAAATATGCCTTAGAGCATAGAAAATTGATAGTTCTTTTTATTTTGGGATTATTTATTCTCTCCCTTTCTCTTTTAGCAGTAATTGGTTTTGAATTCTTTCCTGAGCAGCAGATTAGAAGATTAGAAGTGAATGCCGAAATGCCCATTGGCACAAATCTTTACACTGCTGATAAGGCGATAAGTGAATTAGAGAAATATATTATGGAAAAATATGAAAATGATTTAGATGGTATTGTTACCCAAATTGGTGGTGCGGCTTCTATCTATCAAACAATCGCCCAGGATATAAAGACAAGCAGCGGCGTAATTACTTTGGTATTAAAAAGAGAGAAGAAAGGAAGGATAAAAGAACTGGAAGAAGATATTAGAAAAAAGGCAAAAGAGATACCAGGCTTAAAAGTTAGGGTTGCTTCCACGAGAGGTTATGTCCAATTTGCTGGTATGGGCGGAAGTAATTTAAATATTGAGATTTATGGTGATGATTTAGAAAATGCCCGAGAATTAACAAAAAAAATAATAAGTGCTATTGAGACAATACCTTATTTAGTAGACCTAAAAGGTAGTTTGGAAGAGGCAGAACCAGAAATTCAATTTGTTGTTGATAGAAATAAGGCAATTTTATACGGTTTAACCCCTTATCAAATTGGTTATGCTTTGAGGACAAAGATGGTTGGCGAAGTAGCAACCAAATATCGCACAGGTGGAAAGGAATACGAGATAATTTTGAAGTTAAAGAGGGAAGATATTGATGATATAAGAAACATTGAGAATATCTTTGTTAATAGTCAATTTGGTCAAGTTTTATTAAAGGATATTGCTGAAATAAGATTGGCAAAGGCGCCAGGGGTAATTGAACATAAAAATACCCAAAGGGTAGCAACAATTACGGGTAATGTTGTTGGTCAATCATTAGGCAGGGTAGCAATGAAGGTAAAAAATATTATTGATAAATTAGATAAGCCAATTGGCTTCTCAATAAAAATTACCGGTGCCTATGAAGAAATGGTAAAATCTTATCGAGATTTATTTTTTGCCATTTTGATTGCAATAATTTTAGTTTATATGATAATGTCTGCCCAGTTTGAATCCTTTTTATATCCCTTTGTGATTATGTTTACTGTTCCTTTGGCAATTATCGGCGTTATTTTTATACTTTTTATCACCAATACAACCTTCTCTTTAATTTCCGGTATTGGTGTTTTAGTTTTAGTTGGCATTGTCGTTAATAATGGAATTGTCTATGTTGATTATGTAAATCAATTGATAAGAAAAGAAGGGATGTCTTTAAAAGAGGCAGTGATTAAAGGTTGCCAAGTAAGATTAAGACCCATTTTGATGACCGCCTTAACAACGATTTTTGGTTTATTACCTTTGGCATTAAAATTAGGAGAAGGAAGCGAATTATGGTCGCCCTTAGGAATAAGTGTGATTGGTGGTCTTTTATTTTCAACTATCTTAACTTTAATTTTTATTCCAGTTTTATATTATATTTTTTCCAAAAAGAAATAA
- a CDS encoding efflux RND transporter periplasmic adaptor subunit, whose translation MWSVKRLINWQVLFIFLFLNILSCRQKKVVKEKELPTVGVQIVEKGNCIKTVKLFGRICGEEEVIVVSKIMGKVLKINKKEGDVVKINDTIMYILNDIPGAEYQPGPVLSPINGKVGKIYVEIAQMVNVGTPVALVFSDKKLRVKAKVSEKDLSYLKKRMACYLIFDNKRYEGYLEKFSPMIDPLTRGAEVEIYLKENKDLRVGMPCDVYLIIDEKKDVLTVLPTAFFLNDYSSLYVVKDDSTVEKRNVKVGLIGDEKIEILEGVKEGEKVITLGKEYVKEGSKVRFQIIK comes from the coding sequence ATGTGGTCGGTAAAGAGATTAATTAATTGGCAGGTTTTATTTATCTTTCTTTTCTTAAATATTCTTTCTTGTCGGCAGAAAAAGGTAGTTAAAGAGAAAGAATTACCAACGGTCGGTGTTCAAATTGTTGAAAAAGGTAATTGTATTAAAACAGTAAAACTTTTCGGTCGGATTTGTGGCGAAGAAGAGGTGATTGTTGTTTCCAAGATAATGGGCAAGGTTTTAAAGATTAATAAAAAAGAGGGAGATGTTGTAAAAATTAATGATACTATTATGTATATTTTAAACGATATCCCCGGTGCCGAATATCAACCAGGACCAGTCCTTTCACCAATTAATGGAAAAGTTGGTAAAATCTATGTTGAGATTGCTCAAATGGTAAATGTAGGAACACCAGTTGCTCTGGTATTTTCTGATAAAAAATTAAGGGTAAAGGCAAAGGTTTCAGAAAAGGATTTATCTTATTTAAAAAAGAGAATGGCTTGCTATCTTATTTTTGATAATAAAAGATATGAAGGTTATTTAGAAAAATTTAGCCCGATGATTGACCCATTGACCAGAGGCGCAGAAGTGGAAATCTATTTAAAGGAAAATAAAGATTTAAGAGTGGGTATGCCTTGTGATGTTTATTTAATAATTGATGAGAAAAAAGATGTTTTGACAGTTTTACCAACCGCATTCTTCTTAAACGATTACTCTTCTCTTTATGTAGTAAAAGATGATTCAACAGTAGAAAAGAGAAATGTAAAAGTTGGTTTGATTGGTGATGAAAAAATTGAGATATTAGAAGGAGTAAAAGAAGGAGAAAAAGTAATAACTTTGGGTAAGGAATATGTAAAGGAAGGAAGTAAAGTAAGATTTCAGATTATTAAATAA
- a CDS encoding TolC family protein → MRKFLIFILFSIIYSETLVINYEKACSLAVENCLLLKASNEKLRQKYFDKLTSLANFFPQANLSFAYTRLDQVPYFVSGTPIFGKYPFPVYDIFGNFIGLTESIPVITGYQIESIPFGSKNNYLFRLSLNQPIFTFFKILRGYKIAQLNELIEKESYSLTLNTIKKQVINMFYNLFLLRKQKELLLASYEQLKRHFQACSTLYQNGLLSKLDLLKTQSVLEGLEVNISQIAQQESLLLSNFKLFLGLKEEDEIVLVDSFIEEWEKERLVLEKEEKKLDSLILVAEKERKELKTLILTKKIIENSIKVQRSSFLPNIISSYNYDYKKPYSYFEDKWKGSWNFTLAINLPLSLGGSDYTKVKSLEHKLKEVDFYYNWNKELIKNEVRQIYFKYLTSYDNFRISSNQVKIAQEALKEAEEGFKMGKVSNLEYLDTELKLREAKLTNLKSLIDNIINKKELDYVVGKEIN, encoded by the coding sequence ATGAGAAAGTTTTTGATATTTATTTTGTTCTCAATTATTTACAGTGAGACCTTGGTAATTAATTATGAAAAAGCCTGTTCTTTGGCGGTGGAGAATTGTTTATTATTAAAAGCAAGTAATGAAAAATTACGGCAGAAATATTTTGATAAATTAACTTCCTTGGCTAACTTTTTCCCACAGGCAAATCTCTCTTTTGCTTATACCCGTTTAGACCAAGTGCCTTATTTTGTTTCTGGAACACCAATTTTTGGGAAATATCCCTTTCCGGTTTATGATATCTTTGGTAATTTTATCGGATTAACCGAATCAATTCCGGTGATTACTGGTTACCAAATTGAATCAATTCCTTTTGGTAGTAAGAATAATTATCTCTTTCGGTTAAGTTTAAATCAACCAATTTTTACTTTCTTTAAGATTTTAAGAGGTTATAAAATTGCCCAATTAAACGAACTTATTGAAAAGGAGAGTTATTCATTAACTTTAAATACGATAAAAAAACAGGTTATTAATATGTTCTACAATTTATTTCTCTTGAGAAAGCAAAAAGAGTTGCTTTTGGCTTCTTATGAACAGTTGAAGAGACATTTTCAAGCCTGTTCTACTCTTTATCAGAATGGTTTATTATCAAAGTTGGATTTATTAAAAACCCAATCGGTTTTAGAAGGTTTAGAAGTGAATATTTCCCAAATTGCTCAGCAGGAAAGTCTATTACTTAGTAATTTTAAATTATTTTTAGGTTTAAAAGAAGAAGATGAAATTGTATTAGTTGATTCTTTTATTGAGGAATGGGAAAAAGAGAGATTGGTTTTAGAAAAGGAAGAAAAAAAACTGGATAGTTTAATTTTGGTTGCCGAAAAAGAGAGAAAGGAGTTAAAAACACTTATTTTAACCAAAAAGATTATTGAAAATTCTATTAAAGTCCAAAGAAGTTCGTTCTTGCCTAATATTATCAGTTCCTATAATTATGATTATAAAAAGCCCTATTCTTATTTTGAAGATAAATGGAAAGGAAGTTGGAATTTTACTTTGGCGATAAATTTGCCATTAAGTCTTGGCGGTAGTGATTATACAAAAGTGAAATCCTTAGAACATAAATTAAAAGAGGTTGATTTTTATTATAATTGGAATAAAGAATTGATAAAAAATGAGGTAAGGCAGATATATTTTAAATATCTCACAAGTTATGATAATTTTCGGATAAGTTCTAATCAAGTAAAGATTGCCCAAGAGGCGTTAAAAGAAGCCGAAGAAGGCTTTAAAATGGGTAAGGTGAGCAATTTAGAATATCTTGATACCGAATTGAAATTAAGGGAAGCAAAATTAACAAATTTAAAAAGTTTAATAGATAATATTATTAATAAAAAGGAGTTGGATTATGTGGTCGGTAAAGAGATTAATTAA